In Halanaeroarchaeum sp. HSR-CO, one DNA window encodes the following:
- a CDS encoding NifU family protein yields the protein MSDDATELRERIESWLSVQMPIIQMHGGESAVKSVDPESGRVAVELGGTCAHCGISPRTAERVRENLAEEFDDVTEVEVVFLDDTEALGVDQAESIMGIDRTQGGRGGEGKGHLPPENYF from the coding sequence ATGAGCGACGACGCCACCGAGTTGCGCGAGCGCATCGAATCGTGGCTCTCCGTCCAGATGCCGATCATCCAGATGCACGGCGGGGAGAGCGCCGTCAAGTCGGTCGACCCCGAATCGGGGCGAGTGGCCGTCGAACTCGGTGGCACCTGTGCCCACTGTGGCATCAGCCCGCGGACCGCCGAGCGCGTCCGCGAGAACCTCGCCGAGGAGTTCGACGACGTGACCGAGGTCGAGGTCGTCTTCCTGGACGACACCGAGGCCCTGGGCGTCGACCAGGCCGAGAGCATCATGGGCATCGACCGGACCCAGGGCGGTCGCGGTGGCGAGGGGAAAGGACACCTCCCGCCGGAGAACTACTTCTAG
- a CDS encoding DUF402 domain-containing protein, with protein sequence MTPPPSASTDAGADPRPRARVRGIYATALTNHLLSSDPPFDVVQASPPIERRFDREFPAEPADVTVEMTRDRHGLQIAGDPSAVADLRAAVDDLAIDTFTWSDVAAPGAVFSGTVTDTNGGGAIVSLADDREGFLPFGNADGYVDVDDEIRVQVTEPHAPWDRGRPVLDTALRIPGDVVTLEAGVDSLVAGTPDGTPTHELVRTTELLSTTVPDDWGVVWERGAEDLAVADLDAALAAAVERANDFDEALDTAAGEGKLATPTHLVWSWFGRSSRFALDALRRDVTATMPGHHRTKAGDERASGAVDFAEHLGVQANEFPFEAVTASFGPTEGDRVAIGHGKPDGRYVELGRGAVTAVDPETQRVTVERAMTGGGTYDALGVPRVDGDVATTRFTEGRWWYPTVYRSEDGERRGTYVNVSTPVEVFPDVIRYVDLHVDVIKRADGTVEVVDEAELAASVDAGTVSEPLAEKAMDVASQVANALEE encoded by the coding sequence ATGACACCCCCGCCGTCGGCGTCGACCGACGCTGGTGCCGATCCGCGACCGCGGGCCCGGGTGCGGGGAATCTACGCCACCGCACTCACGAACCACCTCCTCTCGAGCGACCCGCCGTTCGACGTGGTCCAGGCGTCACCCCCTATCGAGCGGCGGTTCGACCGGGAGTTTCCCGCCGAACCGGCCGACGTGACCGTCGAGATGACCCGGGACCGTCACGGCCTCCAGATAGCTGGCGATCCGTCGGCCGTCGCCGATCTCCGCGCCGCCGTCGACGACCTCGCCATCGACACGTTCACCTGGTCGGACGTCGCCGCCCCAGGGGCGGTCTTCTCGGGCACCGTCACGGACACGAACGGTGGTGGCGCCATCGTCTCGCTCGCGGACGACCGGGAGGGGTTTCTGCCCTTCGGAAACGCGGACGGATACGTGGACGTCGACGACGAGATCAGAGTCCAGGTGACCGAACCCCATGCCCCGTGGGACCGCGGCCGCCCCGTCCTGGACACGGCCCTCCGGATTCCGGGGGACGTCGTGACCCTCGAAGCGGGCGTCGACTCGCTCGTCGCTGGTACCCCCGATGGGACACCGACCCACGAACTGGTCCGGACGACCGAACTCCTCTCGACGACGGTCCCGGACGACTGGGGAGTGGTGTGGGAACGGGGGGCCGAGGACCTCGCCGTCGCCGACCTGGACGCCGCACTGGCAGCCGCCGTCGAGCGCGCGAACGACTTCGACGAAGCCCTCGATACCGCGGCAGGTGAAGGGAAGCTCGCGACACCCACGCACCTCGTCTGGTCCTGGTTCGGTCGGTCGTCGCGGTTCGCCCTCGACGCCCTCCGTCGGGACGTGACCGCGACGATGCCCGGTCACCACCGAACCAAGGCTGGGGACGAACGGGCGAGCGGTGCCGTCGACTTCGCCGAACACCTCGGCGTCCAGGCGAACGAGTTTCCGTTCGAGGCGGTCACCGCGTCGTTCGGGCCCACGGAGGGTGACCGCGTCGCCATCGGCCACGGCAAGCCGGACGGTCGCTACGTGGAGCTCGGCCGGGGGGCGGTTACAGCCGTCGACCCGGAGACACAACGGGTCACCGTCGAGCGGGCGATGACCGGCGGCGGGACCTACGACGCACTGGGGGTGCCACGGGTCGACGGCGACGTCGCCACGACCCGGTTCACCGAGGGACGCTGGTGGTATCCAACGGTCTACCGCAGCGAGGACGGCGAGCGTCGTGGCACCTACGTCAACGTCTCGACGCCGGTCGAGGTCTTTCCCGACGTGATCCGATACGTCGACCTCCACGTGGACGTCATCAAACGGGCGGACGGGACGGTGGAGGTCGTGGACGAAGCGGAACTCGCTGCGTCGGTGGACGCCGGCACCGTCTCGGAACCGCTCGCCGAGAAGGCGATGGACGTCGCTTCGCAGGTCGCGAATGCCCTCGAGGAGTAA
- a CDS encoding YbaK/EbsC family protein, whose protein sequence is MHPTAREFVAEVEDRYGLRPEAESFDEGTKTAADAADAIGCDVAQIASSIVMVADDRVVVVVTSGANHVDEDQVADALQADSVRMATPEEASEATGWSIGGVPPICHESDVPVLFDETLLDFDTVWAAAGTPDTVWPVGPDHLRELADATPVQVSV, encoded by the coding sequence ATGCACCCGACCGCCCGGGAGTTCGTCGCAGAGGTCGAAGACCGGTATGGACTCCGGCCCGAGGCCGAATCCTTCGACGAGGGAACGAAGACCGCCGCCGACGCCGCCGATGCTATCGGCTGTGATGTCGCCCAGATCGCCAGCAGCATCGTCATGGTGGCCGACGATCGGGTCGTCGTGGTCGTGACGAGCGGCGCGAACCACGTCGACGAGGACCAGGTTGCCGACGCGCTGCAGGCCGATTCGGTCCGCATGGCGACGCCCGAGGAGGCCAGCGAGGCGACCGGGTGGAGCATCGGCGGCGTCCCGCCCATCTGCCACGAGAGCGACGTTCCCGTGCTCTTCGACGAGACCCTCCTCGACTTCGACACCGTCTGGGCGGCAGCGGGGACCCCGGACACCGTCTGGCCAGTCGGCCCCGACCACCTTCGGGAGCTGGCCGACGCCACGCCGGTCCAGGTCTCGGTCTGA
- a CDS encoding PrsW family intramembrane metalloprotease yields the protein MDDRNRPDPVQWAADEGTDLYDVVTWEERSRLDSVSRSVYGALVASSRAMVVSVALLIVLSQAALTVAALQRDPIVGAYIVASIVPALVIAFYVWRSDVTMAQPLDSLAITFLLGILFASFAAVANSSLEGTFAAFGSIGLVLFFYLVVAPVEETVKLLAVRMYGYRQTEFAAVVDGAVYGAVAGLGFAAIENTLYITQQYFQTAAIGGETPLVATLQTAAVRTFAGPGHVIYSAIAGYYLGLAKFNPANRGPIVVKGLLIAAFIHGTYNVLVSNLGTGLAVLSPVVAIPPAIGFIAFVVVFDAVVLFALVVKLRSYARAFRETGAAAFYGRFDGSTADAAAATGGGTSTEGSTAGEQSSREGSSAGEPTAIDRSIVGEPRSIESERASEPPSTDESD from the coding sequence ATGGACGACCGGAATCGGCCCGACCCGGTGCAATGGGCCGCCGATGAGGGGACGGACCTCTACGATGTAGTCACCTGGGAGGAGCGCAGTCGGCTCGATTCGGTCTCCCGATCGGTGTACGGGGCCCTCGTCGCGAGTTCGCGAGCGATGGTCGTCAGCGTCGCCCTTCTCATCGTCCTCAGTCAGGCCGCGCTGACCGTCGCCGCACTGCAACGCGACCCGATCGTCGGCGCCTACATCGTCGCCTCCATCGTCCCCGCGCTGGTCATCGCCTTCTACGTCTGGCGCTCGGACGTGACGATGGCCCAGCCGCTGGACTCACTCGCCATCACGTTCCTGCTTGGCATCCTCTTCGCCAGTTTCGCGGCCGTCGCGAACTCCTCCCTGGAGGGTACTTTCGCGGCGTTCGGCTCGATCGGACTGGTCCTCTTTTTCTATCTCGTGGTCGCGCCGGTCGAGGAGACGGTGAAGCTGCTCGCGGTCAGAATGTACGGCTATCGCCAGACGGAGTTCGCCGCGGTCGTCGACGGTGCCGTCTACGGCGCCGTCGCGGGCCTCGGCTTCGCAGCCATCGAGAACACCCTCTACATCACCCAGCAGTACTTCCAGACCGCGGCGATCGGGGGCGAGACGCCACTCGTCGCCACCCTCCAGACGGCCGCCGTCCGAACCTTCGCGGGTCCTGGCCACGTCATCTACTCCGCCATCGCGGGCTACTACCTGGGCCTGGCGAAGTTCAACCCGGCGAACCGTGGGCCCATCGTCGTGAAGGGGCTGCTGATCGCGGCGTTCATCCACGGAACGTACAACGTTCTCGTCTCGAATCTGGGGACTGGTCTCGCGGTACTCTCCCCGGTCGTCGCCATCCCGCCGGCTATCGGGTTCATCGCCTTCGTCGTCGTCTTCGACGCCGTCGTCCTGTTCGCGCTCGTCGTGAAACTCCGGTCGTACGCCCGAGCGTTCCGAGAGACGGGTGCCGCGGCCTTCTACGGACGGTTCGACGGTTCCACCGCCGATGCCGCGGCGGCCACCGGCGGCGGGACGTCGACCGAGGGGTCCACGGCCGGGGAACAGTCGTCGAGGGAAGGTTCCTCGGCCGGCGAACCGACGGCCATAGATAGATCCATCGTCGGCGAACCACGGTCGATAGAAAGCGAACGGGCCAGCGAACCGCCGTCGACTGACGAATCGGACTGA
- a CDS encoding HAD-IC family P-type ATPase, with protein sequence MGGDSRDRRPPWSQSVEDVLERADVSQAAGLSVDAVEQRRAQFGPNELHEAERRGWLSVLVDQFTSVIVLLLAVAAVGAFALGDTIEAVAIGAVLAINGIIGFVTEMRAISSMESLQEMTEIETRVRRAGEVRAIPAEDLVPGDIVVLEAGDIVPADLRVVEPSRLQVDESALTGESVPVGKTGEALDEDVPLADRENMLYKGTYLTRGSVEAVVVDTGPETELGQISASLQATADEQTPLQEKMDDLGRTLVPFLLVVATIVLISGWVRGQDLFLMVETAIALAIATVPEGLPIVATLVLARGMWRMADRNALITNLASVETLGSTTVICTDKTGTLTENEMTVSVLEIPGGSVALTETDTEDGAPASEDVSGGLEDPVATEALSIGVLCNNASITEDGDELAGTGDPMEVALLVAGATAGIDRQDLLESRPEAHEVAFDPSVKMMATYHDVDDGYLVAVKGAPEAVLDASSNVVTDDGVESLSSAERDRWIEKSERLADDGLRVLAVARKTVDDTATQPYEDLSLLGLVGFIDPPREEVRETIQRCQDAGMRVVMVTGDHAGTAVNIARSVGLVDEDDVDVVLGERLDDPDAISRADRDRFAAASVFARVDPTAKLDLVDLHQSVGSIVAMTGDGVNDAPALKRADIGVAMGQRGTQVAQEASDMILQDDNFESIYHAVREGRIIFANIRKFVLYLMSCNLSELLAILIASLLGFPLPLLPLQILFLNVVTDIFPAFALGATGGTEDIMERPPRDPDEPIMGRTQWAELGLYGLFIAAATIGAFVIAGGLYAGGLNTNEAVTVSFLTLAFAQLWNVFNVRDITSGIAVNEVTKNPFVWGALALSTLILVGVVYLPGVSLALQTTPIGRTGWLVVFGMSLLPLVAGQLEREYRRRFGTPGLATMLENRMGR encoded by the coding sequence ATGGGAGGAGACAGTCGCGACCGTCGACCGCCGTGGTCCCAGTCGGTCGAAGACGTCCTCGAGCGCGCAGACGTCTCGCAAGCCGCAGGGCTGTCGGTGGACGCGGTCGAGCAGCGCCGAGCACAGTTCGGCCCGAACGAGTTACACGAGGCCGAGCGACGAGGCTGGCTCTCGGTGCTCGTGGACCAGTTCACGAGCGTCATCGTGCTCTTGCTCGCGGTCGCGGCAGTGGGTGCCTTCGCACTCGGCGACACCATCGAGGCCGTCGCCATCGGTGCCGTCCTCGCCATCAACGGTATCATCGGGTTCGTCACCGAGATGCGGGCGATCAGTTCGATGGAGAGCCTCCAGGAGATGACGGAAATCGAGACCCGGGTCCGGCGGGCGGGGGAGGTCCGTGCAATCCCCGCAGAGGATTTGGTTCCGGGTGATATCGTCGTCCTCGAAGCGGGGGACATCGTCCCGGCCGACCTCCGAGTGGTCGAACCCTCGAGACTCCAGGTCGACGAGTCCGCGCTCACGGGTGAATCGGTTCCCGTCGGGAAGACAGGCGAAGCGCTCGACGAGGACGTCCCACTGGCCGACCGGGAGAACATGCTCTACAAGGGGACGTACCTGACCCGTGGCAGCGTCGAGGCCGTCGTCGTGGACACCGGCCCGGAGACGGAACTGGGGCAGATCTCGGCGTCCTTGCAGGCGACGGCGGACGAACAGACCCCGCTCCAGGAGAAGATGGACGACCTCGGCCGGACGCTGGTCCCGTTCCTGCTCGTCGTCGCCACCATCGTCCTTATCTCCGGCTGGGTCAGGGGCCAGGATCTGTTCTTGATGGTCGAAACGGCCATCGCGCTCGCCATCGCTACGGTCCCGGAGGGGCTCCCCATCGTCGCCACGCTCGTCCTCGCCCGGGGGATGTGGCGCATGGCCGACCGAAACGCGCTCATCACCAACCTCGCCTCCGTGGAGACCCTCGGGTCCACCACCGTCATCTGCACCGACAAGACGGGGACGCTGACCGAGAACGAGATGACGGTCTCCGTCCTCGAGATACCCGGGGGGTCGGTCGCGCTCACCGAGACCGACACCGAAGACGGAGCCCCGGCCAGCGAAGACGTGTCTGGCGGCCTCGAGGATCCTGTCGCGACGGAGGCGCTTTCCATCGGCGTCCTCTGTAACAACGCTTCGATCACGGAGGACGGCGACGAGCTGGCGGGAACGGGCGACCCCATGGAGGTCGCGCTGCTGGTCGCCGGGGCGACGGCCGGCATCGACCGCCAGGACCTGCTCGAGTCCCGGCCGGAGGCCCACGAGGTGGCCTTCGATCCGTCGGTCAAGATGATGGCGACCTACCACGACGTCGACGACGGCTATCTCGTGGCCGTCAAGGGGGCGCCGGAGGCGGTCCTCGACGCATCGTCGAACGTGGTGACGGACGACGGCGTCGAATCGCTCTCGTCGGCGGAGCGCGACCGGTGGATCGAGAAGAGCGAACGACTCGCGGACGACGGGTTGCGCGTCCTCGCGGTCGCCAGGAAGACGGTGGACGACACGGCGACTCAACCGTACGAGGACCTGTCGCTGCTCGGGTTGGTCGGGTTCATCGACCCACCACGCGAGGAGGTGCGGGAGACGATCCAGCGGTGCCAGGACGCGGGGATGCGCGTGGTCATGGTGACCGGGGATCACGCGGGAACGGCCGTCAACATCGCACGGAGCGTAGGTCTCGTCGACGAGGACGACGTCGACGTCGTCCTCGGCGAGCGACTCGACGACCCGGATGCCATCTCCCGGGCGGACAGGGACCGGTTCGCGGCCGCGTCGGTGTTCGCGCGGGTCGACCCGACCGCCAAACTCGACCTCGTCGACCTCCACCAGTCCGTCGGCTCCATCGTCGCCATGACCGGCGACGGCGTCAACGATGCCCCGGCGCTGAAGCGCGCCGACATCGGGGTCGCCATGGGCCAGCGAGGCACACAGGTCGCCCAGGAGGCCTCGGACATGATCTTGCAGGACGACAACTTCGAGAGCATCTACCACGCGGTCAGGGAGGGCCGCATCATCTTCGCCAACATTCGGAAGTTCGTGCTCTATCTCATGTCGTGTAACCTGAGCGAACTCCTGGCCATCCTGATCGCGTCCCTGCTCGGGTTCCCCCTCCCCTTGCTCCCCCTCCAGATCCTCTTTTTGAACGTCGTCACGGACATCTTCCCGGCGTTCGCACTCGGGGCGACCGGGGGCACCGAGGACATCATGGAGCGGCCACCACGGGACCCGGACGAACCGATCATGGGGCGCACGCAGTGGGCCGAATTGGGACTCTACGGGCTGTTCATCGCCGCCGCGACCATCGGCGCATTCGTGATCGCCGGTGGGCTGTACGCCGGCGGTCTGAACACCAATGAAGCTGTCACCGTCTCGTTTCTCACGCTGGCGTTCGCACAGCTGTGGAACGTGTTCAACGTGCGAGACATTACTTCGGGTATCGCCGTCAACGAGGTCACGAAGAACCCATTCGTCTGGGGTGCGCTGGCGCTCTCGACGCTGATCCTCGTCGGTGTAGTCTACCTGCCGGGCGTCTCACTGGCGCTCCAGACGACCCCGATCGGACGAACGGGCTGGTTGGTCGTGTTCGGGATGAGCCTCCTCCCACTCGTGGCGGGACAACTGGAGCGCGAGTACCGTCGGCGATTCGGGACGCCTGGACTGGCGACGATGCTCGAGAACCGGATGGGGCGGTGA
- the uvrA gene encoding excinuclease ABC subunit UvrA: MSEDVIEVRGAQEHNLKDLDVTIPRESFTVVTGLSGSGKSSLAFETIYAEGQRRYIESLSAYARNFLGQMDKPQVESVEGLSPAISIDQKNAANNPRSTVGTVTELHDYLRLLYARVGTPHCPECGREVGEQSAQQMVRRILELPEGTKAKIAAPIVRDQKGAFEDTFDELVGEGYSRVEVDGESFDLAYDRPDLDENYDHTIDVVVDRVQISEGARSRITDSVETALEEAGGVLKVILPDPPEGVELGSKARSTGDLADDAEGDALAVEFSEELACTHCGIDLPEIETRSFSFNSPHGACPECEGIGQAKEVSEDLVVVDPSKPIKHVFEPWSYNRSYYRTQLDNVAEHFGVSVETPFEELDADVQEAFLWGTDEEVHFEKRTKNGVRHKTERFEGVIPNLERRFVETDSDRVRDHIEEYMSVTTCPVCDGTRLKAESRAVLVDGTAITEVNRMSIADALEHFEGMETRFSDRNRTIAEEILKEIRARLGFMVEVGLDYLTLDREASTLSGGESQRIRLATQIGSGLVGVLYVLDEPSIGLHQRDNDRLLNTLEDLRDLGNTLIVVEHDEATMRRADEVVDLGPGPGRHGGEVVAQGPVEEIMASADSITGDYLAGRKEIPVPTDRRDWTDAITIRGARQHNLDDEDVELPIGAFTAITGVSGSGKSTLIHDILYKGLARRMNDNTSVDPGEHDAIEGIEGIESVRLIDQSPIGRTPRSNPATYTGVFDYIRERFADVKLAKQRGYDRGRFSFNVKGGRCEACGGQGTVKIEMNFLSDVHVPCEECGGDRYNDETLDVTLKGKTIADVLEMTVEEAYDFFEADQRIRRRLELLVDVGLDYMKLGQPSTTLSGGEAQRVKLAEELGKKDSGDTLYLLDEPTTGLHKADERKLIDVLQRLTDRGNTIAVIEHELDLVKNADHIIDLGPEGGERGGRVVATGTPEEVAQVEDSHTGRYLRDKLPDVEAEGPRENREVAPASGD, encoded by the coding sequence ATGAGCGAGGACGTCATCGAGGTCCGAGGGGCCCAGGAACACAACCTCAAGGACCTCGACGTCACGATCCCCCGCGAATCGTTCACCGTGGTGACCGGACTCTCCGGGTCCGGCAAGTCGTCGCTGGCGTTCGAGACCATCTACGCCGAGGGACAGCGCCGATACATCGAGTCGCTGTCGGCGTACGCTCGCAACTTCCTCGGGCAGATGGACAAACCCCAGGTCGAGTCGGTGGAAGGGCTCTCACCGGCCATCTCCATCGATCAGAAGAACGCGGCGAACAACCCGCGCTCGACCGTGGGCACGGTGACCGAACTGCACGACTACCTCCGATTGCTCTACGCCCGCGTCGGGACGCCCCACTGCCCGGAGTGTGGCCGTGAGGTCGGCGAACAGTCGGCCCAGCAGATGGTCCGCCGTATCCTGGAACTCCCGGAGGGAACGAAGGCGAAGATCGCAGCCCCCATCGTTCGCGACCAGAAGGGCGCGTTCGAGGACACCTTCGACGAACTCGTCGGCGAGGGATACTCCCGGGTCGAGGTCGACGGCGAGTCGTTCGACCTGGCCTACGACCGCCCGGACCTGGACGAGAACTACGACCACACCATCGACGTGGTCGTCGACCGCGTGCAGATATCCGAGGGGGCGCGCTCGCGTATCACGGACAGCGTCGAGACGGCCCTCGAGGAGGCCGGTGGCGTGTTGAAGGTCATCCTTCCGGACCCGCCGGAAGGCGTCGAACTCGGGTCGAAGGCCCGTTCGACGGGCGATCTCGCCGACGACGCCGAGGGCGACGCGCTCGCCGTCGAGTTCTCCGAGGAACTCGCCTGCACCCACTGCGGCATCGACCTCCCGGAGATCGAGACCCGATCGTTCTCGTTCAACAGCCCGCACGGCGCCTGTCCCGAGTGCGAGGGCATCGGTCAGGCCAAGGAGGTCAGCGAGGACCTGGTCGTCGTCGATCCGTCGAAGCCGATCAAACACGTCTTCGAGCCCTGGAGTTACAACCGGTCGTACTACCGGACTCAGCTGGACAACGTCGCCGAGCACTTCGGCGTGAGCGTCGAGACGCCCTTCGAGGAGCTCGACGCGGACGTCCAGGAGGCGTTCCTCTGGGGGACCGACGAGGAGGTCCACTTCGAGAAGCGGACCAAGAACGGCGTCCGGCACAAGACCGAGCGCTTCGAGGGCGTCATCCCGAACCTGGAGCGCCGCTTCGTGGAGACGGACTCCGACCGCGTGCGCGATCACATCGAGGAGTACATGTCGGTGACGACCTGCCCCGTGTGTGACGGAACCCGGCTGAAGGCCGAGAGTCGCGCCGTCCTCGTCGATGGCACCGCCATCACCGAGGTCAACCGGATGAGTATCGCCGACGCCCTCGAGCATTTCGAGGGGATGGAAACGCGTTTCTCCGACCGCAATCGGACGATCGCCGAGGAGATTCTGAAGGAAATCCGTGCGCGTCTGGGATTCATGGTCGAAGTCGGCCTGGACTACCTCACGCTCGACCGCGAGGCGTCGACGCTCTCCGGCGGGGAGAGCCAGCGCATTCGCCTCGCCACGCAGATCGGCTCCGGTCTCGTGGGCGTGCTGTACGTCCTCGACGAACCGTCCATCGGCCTCCACCAGCGCGACAACGACCGCCTGCTGAACACGCTCGAGGACCTCCGGGACCTCGGCAACACCCTCATCGTGGTCGAACACGACGAGGCGACGATGCGCCGCGCTGACGAGGTCGTCGACCTCGGACCAGGACCAGGTCGCCATGGCGGCGAGGTCGTCGCCCAGGGTCCCGTCGAGGAGATCATGGCGTCGGCAGACTCGATCACCGGCGATTACCTCGCCGGCCGCAAAGAGATCCCCGTGCCGACCGACCGGCGCGACTGGACGGACGCGATCACCATCCGTGGCGCCCGCCAGCACAACCTCGACGACGAGGACGTCGAACTGCCCATCGGCGCGTTCACCGCGATCACGGGCGTCTCCGGGTCGGGCAAGTCGACGCTCATCCACGACATCCTCTACAAGGGCCTCGCCCGCCGGATGAACGACAACACCTCCGTCGATCCGGGCGAGCACGACGCCATCGAGGGCATCGAGGGGATCGAATCGGTCCGCCTCATCGACCAGTCGCCCATCGGCCGGACGCCCCGGTCGAATCCGGCGACGTACACCGGCGTCTTCGATTACATCCGCGAGCGATTCGCCGACGTCAAACTCGCCAAACAGCGCGGGTACGACCGGGGCCGCTTCTCGTTCAACGTCAAGGGCGGTCGCTGTGAGGCCTGTGGCGGCCAGGGGACGGTCAAGATCGAGATGAACTTCCTCTCGGACGTCCACGTCCCCTGCGAGGAGTGCGGTGGAGATCGGTACAACGACGAGACCCTCGACGTGACGCTCAAGGGGAAGACCATCGCCGACGTACTAGAGATGACCGTCGAGGAGGCCTACGACTTCTTCGAGGCCGACCAGCGCATCCGTCGCCGCCTCGAACTCCTCGTGGACGTCGGGCTGGACTACATGAAACTCGGGCAGCCCTCGACTACGCTCTCGGGCGGCGAGGCCCAGCGCGTGAAACTCGCCGAGGAACTGGGCAAAAAGGACTCCGGTGACACGCTTTATCTCCTCGACGAACCGACGACGGGCCTGCACAAGGCCGACGAGCGCAAACTCATCGACGTCCTCCAGCGACTGACCGACCGGGGCAACACCATCGCCGTCATCGAGCACGAACTCGACCTGGTCAAGAACGCCGACCACATCATCGACCTCGGCCCCGAGGGTGGCGAACGCGGCGGCCGGGTCGTCGCGACCGGAACGCCCGAGGAGGTCGCACAGGTCGAGGACTCTCACACCGGACGGTACCTCCGCGATAAGCTGCCGGACGTCGAGGCTGAGGGACCGCGTGAAAACCGCGAGGTCGCTCCCGCGAGCGGCGACTGA
- a CDS encoding TIGR00266 family protein yields MRAEVRNGDTHPTLVIGLGSGDAITAEAGTMMIVGDGVTMQRPEEGGVLDSIRKRLSDRTPIRVVRYVAETAGEVTLAPPLPGEIVRIPVTDDPLYVVQAGSFIAAHDNVSLRSTADSEHTLRGEELSFLQLVGSGPAFLAGYGAVEQRTLNRGDRLTVDAGHVIAFTGVAHELETVEGVKSAVFDDEGVVSRFTGPGRVWLQTRSHDALLAWLQPQLEELT; encoded by the coding sequence ATGCGGGCGGAGGTACGCAACGGCGATACGCACCCGACCCTCGTGATCGGTCTCGGCAGCGGCGACGCCATCACCGCCGAGGCGGGAACGATGATGATCGTCGGCGACGGCGTGACGATGCAACGGCCCGAGGAGGGGGGTGTCCTCGACTCGATCCGGAAGCGGCTCTCCGACCGGACGCCCATCCGGGTCGTCCGGTACGTCGCCGAGACGGCGGGCGAGGTGACCCTCGCGCCACCCCTGCCCGGCGAGATCGTGCGCATCCCGGTGACCGACGACCCGCTGTACGTCGTCCAGGCCGGGTCCTTCATCGCCGCTCACGACAACGTCTCGCTCCGGTCGACCGCCGACAGCGAGCACACCCTCCGGGGAGAGGAACTCTCCTTCCTCCAGCTCGTGGGTTCCGGTCCGGCGTTTCTCGCGGGATACGGCGCGGTCGAACAGCGGACACTCAACCGTGGCGACCGTCTGACGGTCGACGCGGGCCACGTCATCGCGTTCACGGGGGTCGCCCACGAACTCGAGACGGTCGAAGGGGTGAAATCCGCGGTTTTCGACGACGAGGGGGTCGTCTCCCGCTTCACCGGTCCGGGTCGCGTCTGGCTACAGACGCGGAGTCACGACGCCCTGCTCGCGTGGTTGCAGCCACAGCTCGAGGAGCTGACCTGA